The Flavipsychrobacter sp. genome contains the following window.
AAAGTATCGTCTCCAGCTGTCACAGTCGGATTCCCATATATTGTTACATTCTTAGTAATTGAATCTTTACAACCATTGGCATTAGAAACATACAGCGTTACCGGATAGCTGCCTTTAGGACCGTAATAATTGGTCGTGCTAGACTTGGCACTCGTTTGTCCATTATCAAACTTCCACGACCATGATGCGACATTTGAATAAGGTGAAACAGACTTATCATCAAACTTAACAATAGAATTTTCACATGGGGCTTCTATTTCAAAATCAGCAATTATTTCATCAACAGTAATTGTATCTATACCATTACTAAAACTTTGACATCCAGAGCTGTTACCAAAAATAACCTTAGGCAAATACTTGCCAGCAGCTGTATATGTATGCGACAAGCTGCTTACTGAATTTGTTACGGTATTACCATCTCCAAAATCCCAAACAACAGTAGGCACGCTTGAAGTTGTAGTGCTGGAGAACTGTATCGTCATAGGCTTACACCCAATTAAAGGTGTGTAAGTAAATGCGCCTGCATAACCCAATACCTTAACAGATCTATATGCGGTATCCTTACAACCCAAGGTATCCGTAACGATTAATCTTATTGGATAATTTCCTTGTGCTGTATATATTTCGCTAGGTGTAAAGCTACTGGTTGTAGTACCATTGCCTAAATCCCACAATGTATTTATTACACCTGTAGAAGTATTAGTAAACTTGGCTAAAAGAGGAGGACAAACAGCTATAGAATCACTAATTGTAAAACTAGCTGTAGGTTTTTGCACCCTGATAGGATTACCCACTAAAGTATCTTTACAACCCAAACTATCGGAAACTATCAAAGTAGGTGTAAATGTACCCTTTTGTGAATATATATGCTTAGGCTGCGCATTGGTTATGGTATCACCATCTCCAAAATCCCAAAATGCAGATCTGCTATTAATAGAAAAGTTAAAGAATGAAACTGTATCGCCTTGACAAATCTTATTAGTGCTATTGAAAAATGCAACAGGCTTATGAGGATGAATATATTCTATTCTAGTAAAAGAATCCTTACAGCCTACATTGTCTGTAACAACAATTTTTATATCATACGCCCCTCTATTGTTATAAGTATACCTTAAAGTATCATCCGTTGAAGTAATTGAGGTTGTTGTATTCACTGTCCATTTTCTACTCAATATATTTGCCCCTTGTGTGGTTATACTTGAATCTTGAAAAAGTACATCATGAGGCACACAACCTAACAATGGAGTAGCTCCAAAATTAGCTACAGGTTGTGCCACTAATATATAATTACTCTTCACCCTTTCATGAGTACAACCATTGATGTCAGCAACTACAAGTTTTATTTCGTGATAACCAGTATCTGTAAATTTGTATTTGAATGTTGGTATTATGATCTGCTTAAGCGATCCGTCTACATACCATAAGTATTCTTTAGGTGTTCCTCCTGTAATTGATGGTGTAAATGTTACAGTATCTCCTAAACAAACTGCTGTATCATCAGCAGAAAAATCCACACCCATATCTAGTAAAGTAAGTGTCTGCTGAACAGAATCCCAACAACCTGTATTACTATTGTGCACTACTATCTTAGCATTATAAGTACCATTGGCAGCATATGTGTGTATTGGTTTATCTAATATTGACGTATTACCATCACCAAAGTAAAAAGTATGTGATGTTTCATCTTTAGTAGTATTCTCAAACGACACTTTAAGAGGAGTATCACAATTCACTTTAGTAATAAATTCTGCAACAGAAGGCTTAATGATAATGTAGTCTTTCTTTTCTAAACGAGACAAACAACCATTATGATAAGCCTTTAATGTCACATCAAAAGTATCTGCTTTAGTATATTCCTTACCAGGGCTTTTAGCGGTAGTATTTGTACCGTCTCCAAAATCCCATTCCCATTTTGTAACTGTACCTGTTGTCGTATTGGTAAATACTATCTGTTCTCTTGGGCAGGCTATAGTAGGTGTTGCCGTAAAACTTACTACAGGTTTCTTACCTACATAGATGTAAGTGGTATCATAAGCTATACACCCTTTTAATGTCGTCACTTTTAATACAGCCCTGAAAATGCCGGTATCTACATAAGTATGGTTAGGATTTTTGACTGTTGAAGAATTACCATCTCCAAAATCCCAATTATAAGAACCTATAGGGTAAGGATAATTTACGCCGCTGTCTACTTCTGCAAACGACTTAAAACTAACTTGAAAAGGAGCGCATCCGCTATCTACCGGAGGTGAAATCCTTGCCTTCAAATCGAATAATTCAACAAACGAGGTCTTAGTTAAAGTATCAAAACAACCTTTATTATCAGTCGCTGCAAGCCTTACAGTATATTGGCCATTTTGTGTATAGGTATAACTAGGAGAAGCATTTGTACTTGTCCCAATACCATCCCCAAAACTCCACCAATAGCCTGTAAGTACACTTGTAGTACTTGTAGGAAAAAACTTAACAGTTTGAGGAGCTGGGCAAAGTGTATCAGGCACTTTGTAAAAGTCAAATACGGGAGCAGGATTAATAGTTATCGTCTTTGTCGTAGTATCAGTACATCCACCTGCGTAGGTAACTAATTTTACAGTGTACGTACCTGCCGTGTTATAATTAAACGCCGATGATATTTGTGTTGAAGTATTATTACCAGCATCTCCAAAGAACCACAATGCACCTGTAGGTGTTGGTGTAGAAGTATTTGTAAAGTTAACTGTTGCCTTAACACAAGCTTGAGTAGGCGCTGTAAAGTTTGCTACCGGCTTAGGCATTTTTATGTAGTCTATTTTTGTAATACTATCCTTGCAACCATTATTGTCAGTAACCACTAATTTAACATCATACGTTATGGGAGGCGTTCCTGTATAGGAAAAAGTAGGATTAGCAATAGTGGAGGTGCTTGGAGATACGTTACCCGAGTTCCACAAATAAGTATATGGGGTAGTACCTCCTGTAGTAGTTGACGTAAAGTTTACCGTTGCAGGAGAGCTACAGAACACTGTGTTATTAGCCGTGAAGTTTGGAGAAGGTTTATCGTGAACTAAAATGTAGTTATTCTTTGTGAGGCTTGAAGAACACCCGTTGCTGTTTTTTACAGTAAGTGTTATTGTTTTTGTACCTGGTGTCGTATAGACTTGAGTAGGGTTTTGCAAATTTGTAGTTCCTACACCTGTATACCATGTATATGTGGCCGCCCCGGGGGCATTGTTGTTTGTACTATTAGTAAAATTAACTGTCAATGGAGGACAGCCTACTAAAGGTGTTGCCGAGAAGTTAACTGTTGGGGCAGGATGGACAGTTATATAAGCCGTTTTTGTTTCCACATCGGTTGATGTTCCGTTAGAAACTGTTAAGCTTACGGTGTAAGTGCCAGGTACGGTATAGATAGTACTTGGATTTGTATTGTTGGTATTTGAGGTCGATCCATTATTGAATACCCAATTTCTTGTTGTAATATTTGACCCAGTGGACTGATCTGTAAAAGAAACCAACAATGGGGCACAACCTGACAATTTATTAGCTGCAAAGCCTGCACTAACTTGTGCTGTAGCAGATATTACAGAACACAACAACAAAAAAACAACTAGAGCGTATTTTCTGGTATTAGGTAGCATTGGCGCTTAAAATCAAAATAAAGTAATAATATTCCTAAAGTTACTTATTTAATAAGATTAACTCTTGATTAGTAAGACGCAAGAATATTGCAGAAGGTTAGCTTTTTTCTTAGTTTCAATCATTAAAATATTTTAATAAAATATGTCATATCCATACCAGTTAAAAACTATTAATGAATATAACCAAGCCTATAATTTGAGTACTGAAGACCCTGAAGCTTTTTGGGGGTCTATAGCCGAAAATTTTGTTTGGAAAAAGAAATGGGACTCGGTATTAAAATGGGACTTCAACGAACCAGATATTCAATGGTTTATTAATGGCAAGTTAAACATCACTGAAAACTGTATTGATAGACACTTAGAAAAAAATGGAGATACCCCAGCAATTATTTGGGAAGCCAATGATCCAGAAGGTGGTCATCAAACCATATCATATAATGAACTTCATCATAAAGTATGTCAATTTGCACATGTTTTAAAGAACAATGGGGTAAAAAAAGGAGATAGGATTTGTATTTACATGGGGATGGTACCAGAACTGGCTGTAGCTGTATTAGCTTGTGCCCGTATTGGAGCTATACACTCTGTGATTTTCGGTGGCTTTAGTGCTAAAAGTATAGCCGACAGGGTTATTGATGCCCATGCAGAATATATTATAACCTGTGATGGCGCCTATAGAGGCGCAAAACAAATTCCTCTGAAATCAGTAGTAGATGATGCGTTGACTCAATGCGATTTTGTAAAAAAAGTGATCGTATTAACCAGAACAGATGCTTCTGTAAGTATGATAGAAGGCCGAGATGTATGGTGGGAAGATGAGATAGAAAAAGTAGAAAAAGCCGGCAATCCAGACTTTCCTGCTGTAGAAATGGATGCAGAAGACCCTTTGTTTATTTTATATACTTCTGGCTCTACTGGTAAGCCTAAAGGTGTAGTGCATACCTGCGGTGGCTATATGGTATATACCACTTATTCTTTTGTCAATGTTTTTCAATACACACCCGGGGACGTCTTCTTTTGTACTGCCGATATTGGCTGGATAACAGGGCATAGCTATATCGTATATGGTCCTTTAAGCGCAGGAGCTACAACACTTATGTTTGAAGGGGTGCCCACATGGCCTGATGCAGGACGCTTTTGGGACATTGTAGACAAGTATAAAGTTAATCAGCTGTATACTGCCCCAACAGCTATTCGTAGTCTTATGGCTTGCGGAACGGAACACTTGGAAAATAAAAACTTAACAAGCATTAAAACACTAGGCAGTGTGGGTGAGCCCATTAACGAAGAAGCTTGGCATTGGTTTGATGAAAAAATAGGGAAAGGAAACGCACCAATAGTAGATACTTGGTGGCAAACAGAGACTGGTGGCATAATGATATCCAACTTATCAGGCGTTACGCCAGCTAAACCTGCTCATGCAACGCTACCTTTACCAGGCATACAGCCTGTATTGATGGATGAAAATGGCAAAG
Protein-coding sequences here:
- a CDS encoding PKD domain-containing protein, which encodes MLPNTRKYALVVFLLLCSVISATAQVSAGFAANKLSGCAPLLVSFTDQSTGSNITTRNWVFNNGSTSNTNNTNPSTIYTVPGTYTVSLTVSNGTSTDVETKTAYITVHPAPTVNFSATPLVGCPPLTVNFTNSTNNNAPGAATYTWYTGVGTTNLQNPTQVYTTPGTKTITLTVKNSNGCSSSLTKNNYILVHDKPSPNFTANNTVFCSSPATVNFTSTTTGGTTPYTYLWNSGNVSPSTSTIANPTFSYTGTPPITYDVKLVVTDNNGCKDSITKIDYIKMPKPVANFTAPTQACVKATVNFTNTSTPTPTGALWFFGDAGNNTSTQISSAFNYNTAGTYTVKLVTYAGGCTDTTTKTITINPAPVFDFYKVPDTLCPAPQTVKFFPTSTTSVLTGYWWSFGDGIGTSTNASPSYTYTQNGQYTVRLAATDNKGCFDTLTKTSFVELFDLKARISPPVDSGCAPFQVSFKSFAEVDSGVNYPYPIGSYNWDFGDGNSSTVKNPNHTYVDTGIFRAVLKVTTLKGCIAYDTTYIYVGKKPVVSFTATPTIACPREQIVFTNTTTGTVTKWEWDFGDGTNTTAKSPGKEYTKADTFDVTLKAYHNGCLSRLEKKDYIIIKPSVAEFITKVNCDTPLKVSFENTTKDETSHTFYFGDGNTSILDKPIHTYAANGTYNAKIVVHNSNTGCWDSVQQTLTLLDMGVDFSADDTAVCLGDTVTFTPSITGGTPKEYLWYVDGSLKQIIIPTFKYKFTDTGYHEIKLVVADINGCTHERVKSNYILVAQPVANFGATPLLGCVPHDVLFQDSSITTQGANILSRKWTVNTTTSITSTDDTLRYTYNNRGAYDIKIVVTDNVGCKDSFTRIEYIHPHKPVAFFNSTNKICQGDTVSFFNFSINSRSAFWDFGDGDTITNAQPKHIYSQKGTFTPTLIVSDSLGCKDTLVGNPIRVQKPTASFTISDSIAVCPPLLAKFTNTSTGVINTLWDLGNGTTTSSFTPSEIYTAQGNYPIRLIVTDTLGCKDTAYRSVKVLGYAGAFTYTPLIGCKPMTIQFSSTTTSSVPTVVWDFGDGNTVTNSVSSLSHTYTAAGKYLPKVIFGNSSGCQSFSNGIDTITVDEIIADFEIEAPCENSIVKFDDKSVSPYSNVASWSWKFDNGQTSAKSSTTNYYGPKGSYPVTLYVSNANGCKDSITKNVTIYGNPTVTAGDDTLICVKDSIMLQPTGATTYVWSPAIYLSCVNCTNPYASPPSKIFYTVIGTDVNGCKDTSKVAIDTKTDVKSEVGKGGEICEGERILLSVTGARTYKWTPGGVLDNDAIGNPEAFPTQTTKFMVIAYEGSCIPDTNFVDVVVRPKPDPIVTGEQTIVAGTSADLSVTGNDINRVIWSPSESLSCANCPSTIATPLKTTTYILTAYSRYNCVDSASVTIKVLCDKSQVFIPNTFTPNGDGQNDVFYPRGTGIERINSFRIYNRWGEVVFKRDGFATNDKASAWDGTYNGKVLPPDVYVYIVEATCDEGEVLQWKGDVTIIR
- the acs gene encoding acetate--CoA ligase; its protein translation is MSYPYQLKTINEYNQAYNLSTEDPEAFWGSIAENFVWKKKWDSVLKWDFNEPDIQWFINGKLNITENCIDRHLEKNGDTPAIIWEANDPEGGHQTISYNELHHKVCQFAHVLKNNGVKKGDRICIYMGMVPELAVAVLACARIGAIHSVIFGGFSAKSIADRVIDAHAEYIITCDGAYRGAKQIPLKSVVDDALTQCDFVKKVIVLTRTDASVSMIEGRDVWWEDEIEKVEKAGNPDFPAVEMDAEDPLFILYTSGSTGKPKGVVHTCGGYMVYTTYSFVNVFQYTPGDVFFCTADIGWITGHSYIVYGPLSAGATTLMFEGVPTWPDAGRFWDIVDKYKVNQLYTAPTAIRSLMACGTEHLENKNLTSIKTLGSVGEPINEEAWHWFDEKIGKGNAPIVDTWWQTETGGIMISNLSGVTPAKPAHATLPLPGIQPVLMDENGKEVTGNNVSGNLCIKHPWPSMIRTTWGDLKRCKDVYFSAYENMYFTGDGCLRDTDGNYRITGRVDDVLNVSGHRIGTAEVENAINMHQGVIESAVVGYPHDVKGIGIYAYVIYDHHHVDEKHTSADIRETVSRIIGPIAKPDKIQFVSGLPKTRSGKIMRRILRKIAENQTENLGDTTTLLDPTVVEEIIKGKQ